The following proteins are encoded in a genomic region of Leishmania mexicana MHOM/GT/2001/U1103 complete genome, chromosome 25:
- a CDS encoding putative adenylate kinase: MSSKFLRLLFVGAPGVGKGTYSGRAAVLLGCHAVSSGELLRKEVAEATAIGKQVKELIENGVFVPDEIITKMVVQHITSLSADKERPNGYILDGYPRNVSQATALWTSGDIKIDHVINLTQPRNVIIKKLSSRRSCPDCGFVYNLASINEGGIKMDPLKPKLDGVCDKCGCTKPLITRKDDAIDVVTKRQDAYSAVAAPLLRFYRERGILHEFPVLGGTKLYLPKLLELISTLD, from the coding sequence ATGTCGAGCAAGTtcctgcggctgctgttcGTAGGTGCGCCGGGTGTGGGGAAAGGGACTTACTCCGGTCGCGCGGCCGTGTTGCTTGGCTGCCACGCCGTCTCCAGCGGAGAGCTTCTGCGGAAGGAGGTTGCTGAGGCCACGGCGATCGGCAAGCAGGTGAAGGAGCTGATTGAGAATGGCGTCTTTGTTCCCGATGAGATCATCACAAAGATGGTGGTGCAGCACATAACGTCCCTGTCAGCCGACAAGGAGCGTCCAAACGGGTACATCTTGGACGGGTACCCACGCAACGTCTCGCAGGCAACAGCTCTGTGGACGTCGGGGGATATCAAGATCGACCACGTCATCAACCTCACTCAACCGCGTAACGTGATCATCAAGAAGCTCTCGTCGCGTCGCTCTTGCCCGGACTGCGGGTTTGTGTACAACCTCGCCTCTATTAACGAGGGAGGGATCAAGATGGACCCCCTCAAGCCCAAGCTGGATGGCGTGTGCGACAAGTGCGGCTGCACAAAACCTCTCATCACCCGAAAGGACGATGCCATCGATGTCGTGACAAAGCGCCAGGATGCGTacagcgccgtcgcagcgccaCTCCTGCGCTTTtacagggagaggggcatCCTGCACGAGTTCCCGGTACTGGGTGGCACAAAACTCTACTTGCCGAAGCTGCTCGAGTTGATCTCGACGTTGGATTAG
- a CDS encoding putative protein kinase: MFMKLFKKKDKKDKEEDKKSEPTPTSENKRVEAPEAPPEKLTKDDFETLDVLGKGSFAYVVLCRRLSTNKYYAMKVINKQGLLDHKRVQDVFTERNVLTRLNHPYLLKLYWTFQSEHKLFFVMDYMPGGDLDKYMNSVPKKQLDPATAQLYGAEILLAIMCLHEHSVIYRDLKPENILLDGEGHCALADFGLSKDFHKDGQDVSDKDLRANSFVGSPFYVAPDVLRQREYTNSVDFWSFGILLYRMLCGRTPFNGRSMTEVFDNILYSDLSFPSGVTVSPEAKDLISRLLMKDPNRRIRGPEVKQHPYWTGINFEEVAQRKIAPPRWTPLPSVEEMLAARKNVSAGPSTFVKNPHQVVNTPAQSSQLNDGQQRLFGGFSCTADSHLNNN, encoded by the coding sequence ATGTTCATGAAACTTTTCAAGAAGAAGGACAAGAaggacaaggaggaggacaagaaGTCCGAGCCGACGCCTACCTCGGAGAACAAGCGTGTGGAAGCCCCTGAGGCGCCGCCGGAGAAGCTGACAAAAGACGACTTCGAGACCCTCGACGTCCTCGGCAAGGGCTCCTTCGCCTATGTGGTGCTGTGCCGTCGCCTCTCCACGAACAAGTACTACGCCATGAAGGTGATCAACAAACAGGGCCTGCTGGACCACAAGCGAGTACAGGACGTCTTTACGGAGCGCAACGTGCTGACTCGCCTGAACCATCCCTACTTGCTGAAACTGTACTGGACCTTTCAGTCAGAGCACAAGCTGTTCTTCGTCATGGACTACATGCCTGGCGGTGACCTCGACAAGTACATGAACTCCGTCCCGAAGAAGCAACTTGACCCAGCAACGGCGCAGCTGTACGGTGCCGAGATCCTCTTGGCCATTATGTGCCTGCACGAGCACAGCGTCATATATCGAGATCTGAAGCCAGAGAACATCCTGCTGGATGGTGAGGGTCACTGCGCTCTTGCTGACTTCGGCCTGTCCAAGGATTTCCACAAGGACGGCCAGGACGTGTCCGACAAGGACCTGCGCGCCAACTCGTTCGTCGGGTCGCCCTTCTACGTGGCACCTGACGTGCTGCGCCAACGCGAGTACACCAACTCCGTGGACTTCTGGTCCTTCGGAATTCTGCTGTATCGCATGCTGTGCGGCCGCACTCCCTTCAATGGCCGCAGCATGACGGAGGTGTTCGACAACATCTTGTACTCAGACCTCTCTTTCCCCAGTGGCGTGACGGTGTCGCCGGAAGCCAAGGACCTGATCAGCCGCTTGCTCATGAAGGACCCCAACCGTCGCATCAGGGGTCCTGAGGTGAAGCAGCACCCCTACTGGACCGGGATCAActtcgaggaggtggcgcagcgcaagatTGCCCCACCGCGATGGACCCCATTGCCGtcggtggaggagatgctggCTGCGCGCAAAAACGTCAGCGCTGGCCCTTCGACCTTTGTGAAGAACCCGCACCAAGTTGTGAATACGCCGGCACAGAGCTCGCAGCTCAACGATGGCCAGCAGAGGCTGTTTGGCGGCTTTTCCTGCACGGCGGACAGCCACCTGAACAACAACTGA